In Salmo salar chromosome ssa15, Ssal_v3.1, whole genome shotgun sequence, one genomic interval encodes:
- the LOC106572367 gene encoding twist-related protein 2 gives MREDPSSCGEYPEGGVVSSEEEPDCAPNKCPVVVVTPGAGGRKRVTRKDNISSPTEDNKSTTGGPPSLIPSGPKRPKKSPQPSLSPLPIPGQPLEDPQHQRVVANVRERQRTQSLNDAFASLRKIIPTLPSDKLSKIQILKLASRYIDFLYQVLQSDEMDAKLASCNYLAHERLSYAFSVWRMEGAWSMSATH, from the coding sequence ATGAGAGAGGATCCGTCAAGCTGTGGTGAATACCCTGAGGGAGGGGTGGTGTCCAGCGAGGAAGAGCCAGACTGCGCTCCAAACAAATGCCCTGTGGTGGTGGTAACACCAGGGGCTGGCGGGCGTAAAAGGGTCACCAGGAAAGACAACATTTCATCGCCAACAGAGGACAACAAGTCAACAACAGGAGGGCCTCCCAGTCTGATCCCATCAGGACCAAAGAGGCCTAAGAAGAGTCCCCagccctccctgtctcctctccccatcccaggCCAGCCCCTAGAGGACCCTCAGCACCAGCGGGTGGTCGCCAATGTACGGGAGCGCCAACGGACGCAGTCCCTGAACGACGCCTTTGCCTCGCTTCGTAAGATCATCCCCACGCTGCCGTCAGACAAGCTGAGCAAGATCCAGATCCTGAAGCTGGCCTCGCGCTACATTGACTTCCTCTACCAAGTCCTGCAGAGTGATGAGATGGACGCCAAGCTGGCCAGCTGTAACTACCTAGCCCACGAGAGACTCAGCTATGCATTCTCAGTGTGGAGGATGGAGGGGGCCTGGTCCATGTCCGCTACCCACTAG